Proteins co-encoded in one Methylobacterium sp. WL1 genomic window:
- a CDS encoding pyridoxal-phosphate dependent enzyme, translated as MPAPDMPPAYIDPATGASYPIEVPRWRGDSGGPLMISPLPGIDRGQIDTGQRSLWRYGAALPVAVKDPVSLGEGCTPLVRRPWRGRHAHFKLEWFAPSGSFKDRGASVMLSILRQQGIDAVLEDSSGNGGAAVATYAAAAGMRAKILVPASTSPAKTVQMRAAGAEVELIPGTRQDTADAAIRQADTIFYASHNWQAHFLQGTKTLAYELWEDLGFSAPDAVIIPCGAGSNVLGCDIGFSELLRRGAIARLPRLYAVQPARCAPLHAGFQAEAEDFVPVTPARLWPRAPPSPSRCAAGRCWRRSAGPAAAPWRCPSRRSRRR; from the coding sequence ATGCCTGCTCCCGATATGCCGCCTGCCTATATCGACCCCGCCACCGGGGCCTCCTATCCGATCGAGGTCCCGCGCTGGCGCGGCGATTCGGGCGGTCCGCTGATGATCTCGCCGCTGCCCGGGATCGACCGGGGGCAGATCGACACCGGCCAGCGCTCGCTCTGGCGGTACGGTGCGGCGCTGCCGGTGGCGGTCAAGGATCCGGTCTCGCTGGGCGAGGGCTGCACGCCGCTGGTGCGCCGGCCCTGGCGGGGGCGGCACGCCCATTTCAAGCTCGAATGGTTCGCCCCCTCGGGCAGCTTCAAGGATCGCGGCGCCTCCGTGATGCTGTCGATCCTGCGCCAGCAGGGCATCGACGCGGTGCTGGAGGATTCGTCCGGCAACGGCGGCGCCGCGGTGGCGACCTACGCGGCCGCGGCCGGGATGCGGGCCAAGATCCTGGTCCCGGCCTCGACCTCGCCGGCCAAGACCGTGCAGATGCGCGCCGCCGGCGCCGAGGTCGAGCTGATCCCGGGCACCCGCCAGGACACCGCGGACGCGGCCATCCGGCAGGCCGACACGATCTTTTACGCCAGCCACAACTGGCAGGCGCATTTCCTCCAGGGCACCAAGACGCTGGCCTACGAGCTGTGGGAGGATCTGGGTTTTTCCGCCCCCGACGCGGTGATCATCCCGTGCGGAGCGGGCAGCAACGTGCTCGGTTGCGACATCGGCTTCTCGGAGCTGCTGCGCCGGGGCGCCATCGCCCGGCTGCCCCGCCTCTACGCGGTGCAGCCGGCCCGGTGCGCGCCCCTGCATGCCGGCTTCCAGGCCGAGGCCGAGGATTTCGTGCCGGTGACCCCGGCCCGACTCTGGCCGAGGGCGCCTCCATCGCCCAGCCGGTGCGCGGCCGGGCGGTGCTGGCGGCGCTCCGCCGGTCCGGCGGCGGCACCGTGGCGGTGTCCGAGCCGGCGATCGAGGCGGCGCTGA
- a CDS encoding pyridoxal-phosphate dependent enzyme, whose protein sequence is MRGRAVLAALRRSGGGTVAVSEPAIEAALMELARSGLYVEPTCAMAAAALTDLTASGAIGPDETVVAVLTGTGIKATPRIAELLGLAP, encoded by the coding sequence GTGCGCGGCCGGGCGGTGCTGGCGGCGCTCCGCCGGTCCGGCGGCGGCACCGTGGCGGTGTCCGAGCCGGCGATCGAGGCGGCGCTGATGGAGCTCGCCCGGTCCGGCCTCTACGTCGAGCCGACCTGCGCGATGGCGGCGGCGGCGCTGACCGACCTGACCGCCAGCGGCGCGATCGGGCCCGACGAGACCGTCGTGGCGGTGCTCACCGGCACCGGCATCAAGGCGACGCCGCGCATCGCCGAGCTTTTGGGTCTCGCCCCGTGA
- a CDS encoding DSD1 family PLP-dependent enzyme, whose product MRNNIPARVGMPVDAIDTPCLMVDLDAFERNVDKLGRFMKENGLRHRAHAKTHKSSDIATVQIERGGACGVCCQKVSEAEALVSAGIRDVLVSNQVVAPQKIERLAALAKWARVLVCVDDPGNVDDLSAAAVKYGVTLEALVEIDVGAGRCGVAPGEPAVAIAKKIAAAPGLTFAGLQAYQGRAQHVRDYDERKALIQTAIDDTKRTVDLLKAEGLACDIVAGAGTGSFALEGGSGVYNELQCGSYVFMDADYQRVKDASGQPIGDFENSLFIVTSIMSKAKADVAICDAGLKAQSIDSGLPLVFGRTDVEYVKCSDEHGVISDPGNVLKLNDRLKLIPGHCDPTVNVYDWYVGVRDGRVEAVWPVTARGMTL is encoded by the coding sequence ATGCGCAACAATATTCCCGCCCGCGTCGGCATGCCGGTGGATGCGATCGACACCCCCTGCCTGATGGTCGATCTCGACGCCTTCGAGCGCAACGTCGACAAGCTCGGACGCTTCATGAAGGAGAACGGCCTGCGCCACCGCGCCCACGCCAAGACGCACAAGTCCTCCGACATCGCGACCGTGCAGATCGAGCGGGGCGGGGCCTGCGGGGTCTGCTGCCAGAAGGTCAGCGAGGCCGAGGCCCTGGTGAGCGCCGGCATCCGCGACGTGCTGGTGTCGAACCAAGTGGTCGCGCCCCAGAAGATCGAGCGCCTGGCCGCCCTCGCGAAGTGGGCGCGGGTGCTGGTCTGCGTCGACGACCCCGGCAATGTCGATGACCTGTCGGCGGCCGCCGTGAAATACGGCGTCACCCTCGAGGCCCTGGTAGAGATCGATGTCGGCGCCGGCCGCTGCGGCGTCGCCCCCGGCGAGCCCGCGGTGGCGATCGCGAAGAAAATCGCCGCCGCGCCCGGGCTGACCTTCGCCGGGCTGCAGGCCTATCAGGGCCGGGCGCAGCACGTGCGCGACTACGACGAGCGCAAGGCCCTGATCCAGACGGCGATCGACGACACGAAGCGCACCGTCGACCTGCTGAAGGCCGAGGGGCTCGCCTGCGACATCGTGGCGGGGGCGGGCACCGGCAGCTTCGCCCTGGAGGGCGGCAGCGGCGTCTACAACGAGCTGCAATGCGGCTCCTACGTCTTCATGGACGCCGACTACCAGCGGGTGAAGGACGCGAGCGGCCAGCCGATCGGCGACTTCGAGAACAGCCTGTTCATCGTCACGTCGATCATGAGCAAGGCCAAGGCCGATGTCGCGATCTGCGACGCCGGCCTGAAGGCCCAGAGCATCGACAGCGGCTTGCCCCTGGTGTTCGGCCGGACCGACGTGGAATACGTCAAGTGCTCGGACGAGCACGGGGTGATCAGCGATCCCGGCAACGTGCTCAAGCTCAACGACCGCCTGAAGCTGATTCCGGGCCATTGCGACCCGACCGTCAACGTCTACGACTGGTATGTCGGCGTGCGGGACGGGCGGGTCGAGGCGGTCTGGCCGGTCACCGCCCGCGGCATGACGTTGTGA